The genomic segment CAGTGTGTTGATTGTTTAAATTTTGGTATTTATGTTTCCCAACAATATCTAGGtactttttagttttttaggTGATATGTAACGCAATCCCTTCGTTGCTGTCTCTCACAAAAATTCTGTCCATCTCCGCTAATGCTTGCATGGGCTATAGATAATGTGACTTCTACACAATTTTAGTACCATATTGGCATCATCTCCACATATGTGACTTCTAGGTACACAAAAAATCCAAGTTGGTTTTACTTCTCTATTTGTGAAATTTTGGAATTGAATTGGTTTGATTTAATTTGCCATGCCATAATGCACACATGCTCTGGATTTACTCTTCAGAGCGTGACAACGACCGTGTTGAGTTCATGAAGCTATGTAGGAGGGTGGAATACACTATCCGTGCTTGGTATCTTCTGCAATTTGAGGATCTATTGGTTCGTACCTCTTATTTTATTCATTTATGACAGTCCACATTGGTCAAGTTTCTTTCAGCTAAATGTTTGTTCTGTGATGCAGCAATTGTACTCCTTATTTGATCCTGTTTATGGAAAGAAGAGTTTGGAGCAGCAGAACATGACATCAAATGAGATTGAAACTCTAGAACTAAATTTCTTAACTTACCTTTTTCAGGTTCGCCCGCTATTGTTTCCTTCTCATACTAACGAGTGTGGTTTGTTAGAGTTTATACGATAATAACTTCAACTATCTCTGTTCCCAAAATTCAAATCGTGATCTTAAGTAGATAATGGAAAAGAGCAACTTCAAGTTGTTATCTGATGAAGAGTATGAGGTAGCCCAGTCTGGTCAGTATCTTTTGAACCTTCCCATCAAAGTTGATGAATCCAAGGTATGAAGTCATGTTTGTAAAATTTTCAATATGTACGCTGACACAGCAATCTTCACTTTTCAACTAGCTATTTGAACAATTTTAGGTAGACAACAAGTTGTTGACAAGGTACTTTAAAGAGCACCCACATGATAATCTACCAGCATTCGCTGATAAGGTATTTTTCATTTCCTATAGTTCATTCTGCTACTCATTCTTTCCTCCTTAAAGTGTACAATTTCTTTTGTTATGCCGATGAATCATGAACAGAGTGCCACATgtaaaaaaccaaaacaaatgaAAATGGGAGAAACTGGCATTTTTGTTCTAATTGTCACATAAATAGTCTTTCCTTGGCACCCCTTGCTGAGCAAGACATCCAAGTTAGGATgcccctgtttttttttttttagggttCTGAATAGTATTTTCTTAGTCATTTTCGCATCAACTACATCTTTGCAGTTTATTGTCTTCCGTCGGGGCATTGGAAATGATCAAACAACTGACTACTTCTTCATGGATAAAGTGGATGTCATCATATCTCGAGCATGGAGGTCATTGCTCAGAGTCACAAGGTTAACATCTCAATatcaattgttttcttttttgcgcTAAACTGAATGGTTTTTCCTTTGATAATGCATCATATCAATTCAATGTTTAATATCAGGATTGATAGATTATTTTCGAAGAAACAAGTAACAtcaaaaaaagacacaaagaaGACTGATGAAATTAATGAAGACGAAGAAGAACCAGAACTCCACGTTGAGCGCATTCGTCTAGAGAAAATGGAGCTGAGGTTGAAGTTTCGGGCTTGCCTCTACCAGAATTTTTGGTAAACTACAGTTGAACTTATTATCTAATGTATGCTATTCCTTTTTTACGGCAGCATAAagaatatattaagaaaaatgACAATTCAAGAGCCTACATTTGAAAGGATAATCGTGGTGTATAGGTAGGTAATTCTCTTGTAAATTGTCTTTTCATTAGCCTTCTTAAATCCTGAATCAATCTCTTGTCATCAGAGTTGACACACTGACGTAGTTACCCATTGTGATCAAAACACTATAGGAGGGCTAGCACAGAAAGTGAGCCAGATCGAGGAATATTTGTAAAGCACTTCAAGCACATTCCAATGGCCGATATGGAATTAGTTCTGGTAATATATATGGATTACGGGAAGTGCTCTTCTCaggattttttttgttatttctgTAGGTTCTGTTTATTCTCCTACCGAGTATCTGACATCAGTATTTGTGTTGTAGCCAGAGAAGAAGAATCCAAGTTTAACACCAATGGATTGGGTCAAATTTCTTATTTCTGCTGTGATTGGTTTGGTATGTCTCTGATGCTTTCGATATAAAACATGCTACTTAGTTATCTTCAACCATCTGAATATCGTTTTCCTTCCAGGTCACTCTAATAAGTTCTCTTGAAATGCCAAAGGCTGACGTATGGGTTGTCATAGCTATCTTGTCTGGTCTGATTGGATACTGTGCGAAGATCTACTTCACGTAAGTGATTTATCTTATAATACCTCATAagaagaatttgttttgtgtatATCTCATTTGATAAGTATCACTAATATATGTCTGAAGGTAAGTATCTGAAGGACTAGTACAATTTACCAACATGGTCAGTTCCCTGGTACTACACTGATATATGATAAATTTATCTCTTTCCAAACAGATTTCAGGCAAATATGGTTGCATACCAAAATTTGATTACAAAGTCAATGTATGATAAGCAACTTGATAGTGGGAAAGGAACACTTCttcacttgtgtgatgatgtgATCCAGCAAGAAGTATGCAAACATTGAGGACCTTCTCTTGTTTGTTGCTATCTTGACTTTTATGTGCCACAGATGTGTCTAAAACTTTTTTACAGGTGAAGGAGGTTATCGTTTCTTACTATATTTTGATGGAGCAAGGAAAGGCAACTATACAGGTAAGCGTACCTACGTGGTGCCAGCTTTTCTATCATGTGTATAGCTCTACATAGTTTTCTGTATCGATTCCAGTGACATTTCTGCCACGTCTTGTGCATCATTATGTCGTTTTGCTCAAAGTTCTGCTTGCACAGAATTTTTCATGCTCATGCAACTGTACTTCTCCTGTAGTGTAGTTAAGTAGGTTCCACCATTTTATTTGAAGCTTGAAAGTTGACAGTAACTAAGTTGGCTGTATCCTATTTATCCTTCCAGGATCTTGACTTACGTTGCGAACAGCTCATCAAAGAAGAGTTTGGTGTGGAGTGCAACTTTGATGTTGTGGATGCTGTAAAGAAGCTAGAAAAGCTTGGTATTGTTTCTCGGGTAAGTTTCTTTTATTTAATTCCTGCAAACTTCTAGTAACATTTGCCCCTCAAAACATTTGCATCTCTAATGAATTGTCTTCTGAGTAACTTTAAAGCCAACTCATGCAAATCTTCAAGAACAGAAGTATCTGTTTGCACCAAAGTGACATTATAAACTTTAAATGTCCAGTGGGAACCTGCCAATTTCAAAATTTCTGTTCCATTCCAAATTTCTTTATTATTGCAATAATTCTATACTCAGGACTCAATTGGGAGGATCTTGTGTGTTCCGTTGAAGCGCGCAAATGAGATAATAGGGACTACTACCGAAGAAATGGTGATGCGAGCCCAGCAAGCCCCAGCTGGCTCATAGGTTCTGCAATATGTCAAAGTGATAATTCCTTCCTTCTCGGAAGATTTCACGCTGAAAGGCACGTCGTGTTAATCTTTTATTTGTTCATTTGTTTGTAAGTAAGAATGATCTCTTCCATTTTTCAGTGTCTGTGAATTGGAATAAGTGATCTGTAAATCACAGGATTAACATGGGCAAGACCTTTCTTTGTGCCATTTGCTATGCTTGCTGTTTCCATTGCACAGTTTGTTCATTTTTTAATGCTTTCACTGCTTCGTCACACCAGCCCTGAGAATAATTTGATACAAGTCCTCAAATAATAATTTGATATATTCTGATAATTTGCTCATGTTGAGTGTGTGTTGTAATCAGTAACAACTCCATGTGCCCCAAGGTCCCCCTGTGCTTTTCTGACTGAGCGTTAGCATTTGTGAAATGGATAGCCTACTAGTCAAGGAGATACAGGAGAATCAATACTTCTCCGATTTACGCTTGTAGCAGAAACAAAATCTAAGTTTTCTGATCCAATTCACATCGACCTAGTACATGCATGAATCTACTATGATCCTGCCTAAACTGAACACTGATAATCCCTTATGGCACCAGCTAGACGGCGGC from the Phragmites australis chromosome 19, lpPhrAust1.1, whole genome shotgun sequence genome contains:
- the LOC133899934 gene encoding uncharacterized protein LOC133899934 isoform X1: MEAEGRPATASAMEAKGREKKDGVMKEVIRLERESVIPILKPKLVMKLADLIERDNDRVEFMKLCRRVEYTIRAWYLLQFEDLLQLYSLFDPVYGKKSLEQQNMTSNEIETLELNFLTYLFQIMEKSNFKLLSDEEYEVAQSGQYLLNLPIKVDESKVDNKLLTRYFKEHPHDNLPAFADKFIVFRRGIGNDQTTDYFFMDKVDVIISRAWRSLLRVTRIDRLFSKKQVTSKKDTKKTDEINEDEEEPELHVERIRLEKMELSIKNILRKMTIQEPTFERIIVVYRRASTESEPDRGIFVKHFKHIPMADMELVLPEKKNPSLTPMDWVKFLISAVIGLVTLISSLEMPKADVWVVIAILSGLIGYCAKIYFTFQANMVAYQNLITKSMYDKQLDSGKGTLLHLCDDVIQQEVKEVIVSYYILMEQGKATIQDLDLRCEQLIKEEFGVECNFDVVDAVKKLEKLGIVSRDSIGRILCVPLKRANEIIGTTTEEMVMRAQQAPAGS
- the LOC133899934 gene encoding uncharacterized protein LOC133899934 isoform X2; its protein translation is MEAEGRPATASAMEAKGREKKDGVMKEVIRLERESVIPILKPKLVMKLADLIERDNDRVEFMKLCRRVEYTIRAWYLLQFEDLLQLYSLFDPVYGKKSLEQQNMTSNEIETLELNFLTYLFQIMEKSNFKLLSDEEYEVAQSGQYLLNLPIKVDESKVDNKLLTRYFKEHPHDNLPAFADKFIVFRRGIGNDQTTDYFFMDKVDVIISRAWRSLLRVTRIDRLFSKKQVTSKKDTKKTDEINEDEEEPELHVERIRLEKMELRLKFRACLYQNFWRASTESEPDRGIFVKHFKHIPMADMELVLPEKKNPSLTPMDWVKFLISAVIGLVTLISSLEMPKADVWVVIAILSGLIGYCAKIYFTFQANMVAYQNLITKSMYDKQLDSGKGTLLHLCDDVIQQEVKEVIVSYYILMEQGKATIQDLDLRCEQLIKEEFGVECNFDVVDAVKKLEKLGIVSRDSIGRILCVPLKRANEIIGTTTEEMVMRAQQAPAGS